Genomic segment of Ralstonia pickettii:
CGACCGAACAGGCGGCCACCTTGGGCCGACTTGCCGTCGTCGATGGTGAAGCCGCTTTCCAGGTTGAAGATACCCTTCAGACCACCGCCCAGGTCTTCAACACCACGAAGGCCCCAACGCGAGCCCGACAGGCCGCCCGAATCCAGGCCAACGCGCGAGCTACCGCCGCCGTTGCCGTTCGGCACCTTGTTTGCGTAGGTCAGACCAGCGTCGACCACGCCGTACAGGGTCACGGAGGATTGTGCATAGGCGCCACCGGCGGCCAGAGCTGCGACAGCAGCTGCAAACAGTTTCATCTTCATATCGACACTTTCCTTGTCAACTGATTGGGAAATCTTGACTGTCCTTATGGACGACGCAGATACCTCACGTCTGACCGCATTATGTGCCAGCGTTGACTGATTCCGGAAACCCTTTCTGGCTCTGGGCCGCGATTTGCGGCCAAGTTGTTGCTCATGGGCAACACGCGCCCAGCCCCATTGAGAGGGGGACGCGACCCGCTTGTTGCGCGGTGGCACAGGGGTTGGCGGGCGATTGTCACCCTCTTCCTGCGCAACAAATTTGGCAGTCGGTGACAGTTCTGAATTGTCGCCTTCGCACCACGTTACGGCAATCAGTGCTTCTTTATCCTCTTTTTATCGGCCGAGTGCGGCGTGCCATCGCTTTAGGAAATCGGCACGGCGGAGCTGATCTTGATGGGCGAGTAAACCCGGGCCAACGGGAATGGGCCGATGCGTGTTTCCCAGTTCGGCGAGCAGGCGCTTGGCGGTGAGCCCGGTCTCAACGTCCTGGCGCAGCGAAAACAAGAACGCACGGTCCGCCATCACGCTCTGGCCATCGCGGGAGAGCATGAAGTCGAGCCAGAGGCGCGCGGCGTTCGGGCGGGCAGCGCGCCGCGCAATAAAGGCGACGCGCGTCGCGACCAGCGTGTAGTCGGTCGGCATCTTGATGGCGAGCGCCGGATTGCGATCGGCGTAACGCGCGGCATAGGATCCGATCACGTCGTACGCGAGCAGGCTTTCGCCGGAGGCGACGCGCTCCAGCATCGCGGCCGTGGTGATGTACAGGTTGACGTTGACGCCACCCAATGCCTTGGCAACATCCCAGAACACCGGCGTTGTGCGCGCATCTTCGGCGGCGAACAGGAAGGCGGAGCCGGAGTGTTCGATGTCGTAGGAGGCGACCCGACCGCGCAGCAAGTCACGATGGCTATTCAGAATGCGAGCGAAGTCGGCGTGGGTGGATGGAATCAACTCCGGCGGCAGCTGCCGCGTGTTGTAGACAAAGACGACCGGCTCGTAGCTCGTGCCGTACGCCTCGTTCTTCCAGATCGCCCATGATGGCAGGTAAGGCCGCTCGGGCGATGCGTAAGGAAGTGCGTGGCCGTCGTTCACGAGCTTGAACTGTTCGGGCATGGCCGAGCTCCAGACCACATCGGCGCCCGGCGACTTGGCGGCGAATTCTGCGAGGAAGCGGCGGTAGATATCGTCACTGTTCTGCTCGCGGTAGTCGACGGTGATGCCGGGGTAGCGCGTTTCGAAGGCGCGGATCAGCGGGTAGGCGGCAGAGAAATCCGTCGTGGAATACACAGTGACGCGGCCTTCGCGACGCGCGGCGTCGATCATCGCACCGTAATCGCGCGGGTAGTACGACGGCAGCTCCGGGGCTTGGCGGGCCAGCCATTGCCCGTGCGCCCCGCGCGCGACGGCGCCGCTTGCAGCCAGCAATGCGGCGGTCTGACAAAGCCAGCGGCGACGGGAATTGGGGATGGACGACATGCCGGTTGGAGCGCATCTGTGCGACGCGTCAGGTGGACGGAGTGATCGGCGATGTGGCCGAGATCAAGGCGCCACGCATTATCATGAAAAAGTAGCCAGAACGATATTGAGAGACACCCGATGCGGATTTTGCTGGTGGAGGATGAGGAAGAATTGGCCGCATGGCTGGCGCGCGCGCTGGCGCAAAGCGGCTTCGTGATCGAGCGCGCCGCTGATGGCGTCATCGCCGAAGCCTTCCTGGGCTCCGGAGAATTTGACGCAGTGGTGCTGGACCTGCGCTTGCCGCGCAAGGATGGCTTTGCCGTGCTGGCCGACATGCGCGCGCGCGACGATCGCACGCCGGTATTGATCCTCACCGCGCAGGGCGCACTGGATGAACGCGTGCGCGGGCTCAATGCCGGCGCGGACGATTTCCTCACCAAGCCGTTCGCGTTGTCCGAGCTGGAAGCGCGCTTGATGGCGCTCATCCGCCGCAGCCGCGGCCGGGCGTTTCCGCGTCTGCGTTGCGGGCCCCTGGAGTTCGACACCGGACGCAAGGCATTCCTGCTGTCGGGCGAGCCGCTGGCGCTCACGCCGCGTGAGCACGCCGCGCTGTCCGCACTGCTGCACAAGACCGGCCAGCCGATCAGCAAGGTGCATTTGTTCGACAAGGTCTTCAACCTGGACAGCGATTCGAGCCCCGACGCGGTGGAGGTGGTCGTGCACCGCCTGCGCAAGAAGCTGGCGGGCACGGGCGTGCAGATCGTCACAGTACGGGGGCTGGGTTACCTGCTCGAAGCCGGCGATGGTGAAGCGCCCGCCGCCGGCAACAGCAGCGCATGATGCAGCGGCCCGCCTGGCTTCGGCTGCCGCGCAGCCTGAAACTCACGCTGCTCTGGTTGCTGCTGCCGGGACTGGTAGGTGTGCTGGCCATCGACATCGTCTCGGCGTACCAGGCGCTGCGTGGCGCGACTGATCGCGCGTACGATCGCGCGCTGCTCGGCTCGGTGCGCGCCATCGAGAACGGCGTGACGATCGAGCGCGGGCAGGTTCAGGTCA
This window contains:
- a CDS encoding ABC transporter substrate-binding protein, with protein sequence MSSIPNSRRRWLCQTAALLAASGAVARGAHGQWLARQAPELPSYYPRDYGAMIDAARREGRVTVYSTTDFSAAYPLIRAFETRYPGITVDYREQNSDDIYRRFLAEFAAKSPGADVVWSSAMPEQFKLVNDGHALPYASPERPYLPSWAIWKNEAYGTSYEPVVFVYNTRQLPPELIPSTHADFARILNSHRDLLRGRVASYDIEHSGSAFLFAAEDARTTPVFWDVAKALGGVNVNLYITTAAMLERVASGESLLAYDVIGSYAARYADRNPALAIKMPTDYTLVATRVAFIARRAARPNAARLWLDFMLSRDGQSVMADRAFLFSLRQDVETGLTAKRLLAELGNTHRPIPVGPGLLAHQDQLRRADFLKRWHAALGR
- a CDS encoding response regulator; translated protein: MRILLVEDEEELAAWLARALAQSGFVIERAADGVIAEAFLGSGEFDAVVLDLRLPRKDGFAVLADMRARDDRTPVLILTAQGALDERVRGLNAGADDFLTKPFALSELEARLMALIRRSRGRAFPRLRCGPLEFDTGRKAFLLSGEPLALTPREHAALSALLHKTGQPISKVHLFDKVFNLDSDSSPDAVEVVVHRLRKKLAGTGVQIVTVRGLGYLLEAGDGEAPAAGNSSA